The following proteins are co-located in the Pseudomonas fluorescens genome:
- a CDS encoding alpha/beta fold hydrolase — protein sequence MAVEWVVAAGVLVAASVVLWGFSAWMTQRIEAAVPINGRFVEVDGERFHYVEEGQGPPLVMIHGLMGSSRNLTYALSSQLRDRFRVITIDRPGSGYSSRHAGTAADLPAQARQIAAFIKTLDLDKPLVLGHSLGGAIALALALDHPQAVSGLILVAPLTHPQRMLPLVFVSLAVRPAWLRRWLSHTLTVPVGLLTRGSVVKGVFAPDAAPPDFATRGGGLLGMRPDNFYAASSEINLVNDDLPDMVRRYPQLTLPIGLMYGARDNVLDFQKHGQGLASKVPGLKLQVLEGRGHMLPITATERVAALVDQVAKRVTPAASATVLRPAFALASK from the coding sequence ATGGCTGTCGAATGGGTTGTCGCTGCGGGTGTGCTTGTGGCCGCAAGCGTTGTGTTATGGGGGTTCAGTGCCTGGATGACGCAGCGCATTGAAGCGGCCGTTCCGATCAACGGGCGCTTCGTGGAGGTCGATGGCGAGCGCTTTCATTATGTAGAGGAAGGTCAGGGCCCACCGTTGGTGATGATTCACGGGCTGATGGGCAGCAGTCGCAACTTGACCTATGCCTTGTCCAGCCAGCTGCGTGACCGCTTTCGCGTGATCACGATTGATCGTCCGGGGTCGGGCTATTCCAGCCGCCATGCAGGTACGGCGGCGGATCTGCCGGCCCAGGCTCGGCAAATCGCGGCCTTTATCAAGACGCTCGACCTGGATAAACCGCTGGTGTTGGGGCACTCCCTCGGCGGGGCGATAGCCCTGGCGCTGGCGCTCGATCACCCTCAGGCGGTGTCCGGGTTGATCCTGGTGGCGCCGCTGACCCACCCGCAGCGCATGTTGCCGCTGGTGTTTGTGTCGCTGGCAGTGCGCCCGGCGTGGTTGCGGCGCTGGCTGTCGCACACGCTCACGGTGCCTGTCGGCCTGCTCACCCGAGGTTCGGTGGTGAAGGGCGTGTTCGCCCCCGATGCCGCGCCGCCCGACTTTGCCACACGCGGCGGTGGCTTGCTCGGTATGCGTCCTGACAACTTCTACGCCGCTTCCAGTGAGATCAACCTCGTCAATGATGACCTGCCCGACATGGTCAGGCGCTACCCGCAATTGACCCTGCCGATCGGGTTGATGTACGGCGCGCGCGACAACGTGCTCGACTTCCAAAAGCATGGCCAGGGCCTGGCAAGCAAGGTGCCGGGCCTGAAATTGCAGGTGCTGGAGGGCCGTGGCCATATGCTGCCGATCACCGCCACAGAGCGCGTGGCAGCGCTGGTGGATCAGGTCGCCAAGCGGGTCACGCCGGCCGCGAGTGCGACGGTGCTGCGTCCGGCCTTTGCCTTGGCGAGCAAATAA
- a CDS encoding alkane 1-monooxygenase — protein sequence MNQTLATAHVWTDAKRHLWWLGILPLATPLLSGALAITTGVQQLWWVGVVVIFGLIPLIDGLLGEDVSNPPESAVSNLESQRYYRWIVYTGVLFVIASVVITGWLAAGGIEWIINGGLLHATATLDPAGGLARTAAFITARTELHGEVSALTYLGMAMSTGAATGIAINTAHELGHKPKPLEVFLAKVTLAPTFYGHFYTEHNRGHHVRVATPEDPASSRLGESFWAFLPRSVWFSAVSAWNLERERLRKLGLPAWHWKNAVLSAWMYSVVLWGVMIVWLGAAVIPFLIIQGVYGFSLLEVVNYVEHYGLKRQKLPNGRYERCSPRHSWNSNRIVTNIFLFQLQRHSDHHANPTRSYQSLRHFDESPQLPYGYASMIVWAYVPYLWRRRMDHRVLNHYAGDITLTNLQPSQRLKYLEKYSNSATPF from the coding sequence ATGAATCAGACCCTCGCAACCGCACACGTCTGGACCGACGCCAAACGCCATTTGTGGTGGCTCGGCATCCTGCCCCTGGCAACCCCGTTGCTGTCCGGCGCCCTGGCAATCACCACCGGCGTGCAGCAACTGTGGTGGGTCGGCGTAGTGGTGATCTTCGGCTTGATCCCGTTGATCGACGGCCTGCTGGGTGAAGACGTCAGCAACCCGCCCGAGTCCGCGGTCAGCAACCTCGAATCCCAACGCTACTACCGCTGGATCGTCTACACCGGCGTGCTGTTTGTTATCGCTTCGGTGGTGATCACCGGCTGGTTGGCCGCCGGTGGTATCGAATGGATCATCAACGGCGGCTTGCTGCATGCCACCGCGACCCTTGACCCTGCAGGCGGCTTGGCAAGAACCGCAGCATTCATTACTGCGCGCACTGAGCTGCACGGTGAGGTCAGCGCGTTGACTTATTTGGGTATGGCAATGTCCACGGGGGCCGCCACTGGCATCGCGATCAACACCGCGCATGAGCTGGGGCACAAACCCAAACCGCTGGAAGTGTTCCTGGCCAAGGTCACCCTCGCGCCGACGTTCTACGGGCACTTCTACACCGAACATAACCGTGGTCATCATGTACGCGTTGCCACACCGGAAGACCCGGCCAGCTCACGCCTGGGTGAAAGTTTCTGGGCGTTCCTGCCGCGTTCGGTGTGGTTCAGCGCCGTGTCGGCGTGGAACCTGGAGCGCGAGCGGCTGCGCAAACTCGGCCTGCCGGCCTGGCACTGGAAGAACGCCGTGCTCAGTGCCTGGATGTACAGCGTGGTGTTGTGGGGGGTGATGATTGTCTGGTTGGGCGCGGCGGTGATTCCGTTCCTGATCATTCAGGGTGTCTACGGGTTCTCGTTGCTGGAAGTGGTCAACTACGTCGAGCACTACGGGCTTAAACGCCAGAAGTTGCCCAACGGTCGTTATGAACGGTGTTCGCCTCGGCACTCGTGGAACAGCAACCGGATTGTCACCAATATCTTTCTGTTCCAACTTCAGCGGCATTCCGACCACCATGCCAACCCCACGCGTAGTTACCAGTCGTTGCGCCACTTTGATGAATCACCGCAATTGCCTTATGGGTACGCGAGCATGATTGTCTGGGCCTACGTGCCGTACTTGTGGCGGCGGCGCATGGACCATCGAGTACTTAATCATTATGCCGGGGATATTACCCTGACCAATCTTCAACCTTCGCAACGGTTGAAGTACCTGGAGAAGTACAGTAACAGTGCCACGCCATTCTAA
- the praA gene encoding alkane oxidation protein activator PraA, with protein MQSPATFTAHVVLAALGLIVYQQAQAARIEPAGSAFTAQGPISFSKGALISADCTIKVAGKVAADGASVNVDKVEFEGGLKCSRVEAINLPWVLVAKDTKRGSMSKISVDVHAFGLGGKCGPSTADGTWDNATGKLEAANVPIGEDCTIKTVSIKMPPTFKVVE; from the coding sequence ATGCAAAGCCCTGCCACGTTCACCGCGCATGTCGTATTGGCCGCCCTGGGCCTGATTGTTTACCAGCAGGCCCAGGCGGCGCGGATCGAGCCCGCCGGCAGCGCCTTTACGGCGCAAGGCCCGATCAGCTTTTCCAAAGGCGCGCTGATCAGTGCCGACTGCACCATCAAGGTCGCCGGCAAAGTTGCCGCCGATGGCGCATCGGTGAATGTCGATAAAGTTGAATTCGAGGGCGGCCTCAAGTGCAGCCGTGTCGAGGCAATCAACTTGCCGTGGGTATTAGTTGCCAAAGATACCAAGCGCGGTTCCATGTCGAAGATCAGTGTGGATGTGCACGCGTTTGGCCTGGGTGGCAAGTGTGGTCCGTCCACGGCCGACGGGACGTGGGATAACGCCACTGGCAAGTTGGAAGCCGCCAATGTACCGATTGGCGAAGACTGCACGATCAAAACGGTGTCGATCAAGATGCCGCCGACTTTCAAAGTCGTCGAATAA
- the praB gene encoding alkane oxidation protein activator PraB, protein MKSLKTLVSLTALAVCMGAASMATAASISPEGPFTTTAGSIVVQSPSSFGGSVTCGITFSGNVSGGVATINNAALTGGGLCALPTLKSIPSPGWKLTALSGAVGQVENVGYTIKKTIVLPGTDCGPSTISVAWNPATHTLTAANQALSGGCNIVSLTTTAAGLTVNP, encoded by the coding sequence ATGAAAAGCTTGAAAACTCTCGTGTCGTTGACTGCTCTGGCTGTTTGCATGGGCGCTGCTTCGATGGCCACTGCGGCTTCGATCAGCCCGGAAGGTCCTTTCACCACCACCGCAGGCTCCATCGTCGTGCAGTCACCGTCTTCATTCGGGGGCTCTGTGACATGCGGCATTACCTTCAGCGGTAATGTCAGTGGCGGTGTGGCCACCATCAACAATGCGGCCCTGACCGGTGGCGGCCTGTGCGCGTTGCCAACCCTCAAAAGCATCCCGTCGCCAGGCTGGAAGCTGACCGCATTGTCGGGCGCAGTAGGCCAAGTGGAGAACGTGGGTTACACCATCAAAAAAACCATCGTACTTCCTGGCACCGACTGCGGGCCGTCCACCATCAGCGTGGCCTGGAACCCTGCGACTCACACGTTGACCGCGGCTAACCAGGCGCTGAGCGGCGGCTGCAACATTGTCTCGCTGACCACCACTGCCGCCGGCCTGACCGTTAACCCATAA